Proteins from one Rhizobium bangladeshense genomic window:
- a CDS encoding SDR family oxidoreductase: MKTVLITGCSSGFGAEIARFFWGKGWKVVATMRAPREDILPPSENLKIIALDVRSPESIRAALDVAGPVDVLVNNAGIGWLNAVEGTPMDIVRDIFETNTLGTIAMTQAVLPQMRERQEGVIVNITSSVTLKPLPLLSVYTASKAAVNAFSESVALELEPFNVRVRIVLPGRAPDTRFSETARTRMQKQSGFPEAYSSVVSDVFASWEQQPETALTKPSAVVEAVWRAAKDPSSPIRIPAGADAEALAG, encoded by the coding sequence ATGAAAACCGTTCTCATTACAGGGTGCTCGTCGGGATTTGGCGCTGAGATCGCCAGGTTCTTCTGGGGCAAGGGCTGGAAGGTGGTCGCCACCATGCGCGCACCGCGCGAAGACATTCTACCACCATCGGAGAACCTCAAGATCATCGCGCTTGACGTGAGAAGCCCTGAAAGCATCCGAGCTGCGCTTGATGTGGCCGGTCCGGTGGACGTCTTGGTGAACAACGCCGGCATCGGCTGGCTCAACGCGGTCGAGGGGACGCCGATGGATATTGTCCGCGATATTTTCGAGACGAATACGCTCGGCACAATCGCCATGACGCAAGCGGTCCTGCCGCAGATGCGGGAGAGGCAGGAGGGGGTCATCGTCAATATCACGTCGAGCGTGACGCTGAAGCCGCTTCCGCTCCTCTCGGTCTATACGGCCAGCAAGGCAGCGGTGAATGCCTTTTCCGAGTCCGTTGCGCTCGAGCTCGAGCCGTTCAATGTGCGCGTGAGGATCGTTCTTCCAGGGCGGGCGCCGGATACGCGGTTCAGTGAAACCGCACGGACGCGAATGCAAAAGCAGAGCGGCTTCCCCGAGGCTTACTCCTCCGTCGTCTCGGACGTGTTCGCGTCTTGGGAGCAGCAGCCCGAAACTGCCTTGACCAAGCCCTCCGCTGTCGTCGAGGCCGTGTGGCGCGCCGCGAAGGATCCGTCCTCTCCGATACGCATTCCCGCAGGAGCCGATGCCGAGGCATTGGCCGGCTGA